A part of Candidatus Methylacidiphilales bacterium genomic DNA contains:
- a CDS encoding PHP domain-containing protein, which yields MPRNFVHLHVHTEYSLLDGACRISDLMDRAREFGMTAMALTDHGNLFGAIDFYQEAKKAGIKPIIGCEVYMAPGNRMDKTSPNG from the coding sequence ATGCCGCGCAATTTCGTCCACCTGCATGTTCATACCGAATACTCCCTGCTCGACGGGGCGTGCCGCATTTCGGATCTGATGGACCGCGCGCGGGAGTTTGGCATGACCGCGATGGCGTTGACGGACCACGGCAATCTGTTTGGGGCGATTGATTTTTATCAGGAAGCGAAAAAAGCCGGCATCAAACCGATCATCGGTTGCGAGGTCTATATGGCGCCGGGCAATCGCATGGACAAGACCTCGCCGAACGGGC